The Listeria cossartiae subsp. cossartiae nucleotide sequence ACATCACCGCGAACACGGAAGCGTCCACGTTGGAAATCTATATCATTTCGATCATATTGAATGTCTACTAATTTGCGGAGTAACTCATCGCGGCTAATCTCCATACCGACACGAAGCGAAACGAGCATCTCTCCGTATTCAATCGGCGAACCTAAGCCATAAATACAAGATACACTGGCGATTATAATGACATCGCGCCGTTCAAAAAGAGCAGCTGTAGCAGAGTGACGAAGCTTATCAATTTCATCATTGATACTGGCATCTTTTTCGATATATGTGTCGCTTTGTGGAACGTAGGCTTCTGGTTGATAGTAATCATAATAACTAACGAAATATTCTACTGCATTATTTGGGAAAAACTCTTTAAATTCACTATAAAGCTGACCTGCTAGCGTCTTATTGTGCGCCATGACAAGTGTTGGTTTATTTACTTCTTGAATTACATTGGATACAGTAAAAGTTTTCCCTGTACCGGTTGCCCCAAGTAAAGTTTGGTGTTTCAAGCCTTTTCTCAATCCCGCAACTAATTGTTCAATTGCTCTAGGTTGGTCTCCTTGTGGACTATACTTAGAAACTAACTCAAATTTATCCTTCAACTCGGATTCCCCCTATTCTTTATCGGTCCGATTCTGGCATCTGAAAAGCTTTACTTGTGAAAAGTCCAGCAAAGCAAAAAGCGGATTTTTTTCAGATCCGTTAATGTATCTATTTTAGCATAAATATTTTAATTAGCCTAGCAAAAACCGAACATATTTTCGCATTTGTTGAAAAATAAAAAACGCAACCTGTTGATTACGCTTTTCTTTATTTTATCACTTTTACGTAGTTCTACCTATATATTTGCTTTGTTAAAAGTCACTGCCACTCTTCTTCAAACGGCGTAGCATATATGTTGCAAGCACAAAACCAATCGTCATCGAAAACGCATCAAGCACAATAAGCCACAGCGAATTCGTATAACCTAACTTGGCAGACGCAGCAATTAAAATCACCATCAAAAGCAGTGCCACATAACGATTATAGGTGATTCGCGCAAAGAGGATCACAAGTAGGCAAGGGAAAATAAGCGCAGATATAATTTGATCCATCTTACTTTCCTCCCCTTTTTTTTACGCGTCTCGTAATGCTTTTGTCGTTATTTCTGTCGTAAGCTGTGGTAATTCTGTTTTTTCGATACCTTTTTCAGCAAGCATATCTGGCAAAATTTCTTTTAAAAAGTACTTCACACTAGCCATTTCTCGGTATTGATAAATGGTCGCAAGTGCTTCACTATAAATTTCCACAAAAATGTTCTCTGGATTGCCTTTTTGAATTTCGCCAAAGGATTCGTATAACAAATCTACTTTATCAGAAATAGCGAGAATTTTCCCTTCTAACGTACTGTCTTTACCTTCTTTTAGCAAATGACGATAAATCGGTTGAAAGGTTTTTGGAATTTCTCGCTCGATAAAGTTTTTTGTCATACTTTCTTCTACTTCTGAAAGCATTTCGCGCAGTTCCGTTGTTGCGTATTTCACGGGTGTTTTGATGTCCCCGATGAAAAGCTCTGAATAATCATGATTTAGTGCTTTTTCGTATAATGCGCGCCAATTCACTTCATTCCCAGCTTCTTCCTCTACCGCACCGAAAAATTGGGCAATCGAAGTTACTTTATAGGAGTGTTCTGCAACAGAATGCTCTTGATATTTAAATTTTCCTGGGCAACGATAAATGTTTTCTAAATCTGATAAACTTTGGAAATATTGATGGATTCCCATAGTATCCCTCCATTCTTCGTTTTATTCCTCGCGTTTTTGCTTTTTATTGGCTGGATTAGTATTTTCGATTTCACGCATCATCAGCGCCGCGCAGTAACCAATTAGCGCAATCATTGCAGCTGAATACGTTCTAAAGTTATCGGTAGCAAAAATAAAAATAATGGCTGAAAATAAAAATGTGGTTAATATTCCCCAGCTAAATAGCTTCGCCCCGCGTGCCGTTCCAACTTTCATATGTGAGTAAATCCCCACATAACAAATCAATTGAATCAAAATAAATTGAACAATGGATAAACCGATGACTACCGTAAGATTGTGATTCCACACGACTGCTAAAATCGAAATAATAATCATCACAATAATTCCCGTAATAACAATGAATTTTTGCATTGGTGATAATTTCTTCAAAATACTTCCTCCAAGCTTTTATTTGTTACTTACTTTACCATAATCTCTGTTTATTTGGGATAAAAAACACCCATCATTCCTAAAAAAGGTTTTCTGAGCGTTCCCAATTAATGATGATGCACATGTCGGATTGCTTGTGTGAGTAGTTCTAATACATGGTTATCATCTTGCATATAATAAATGGTCGTACCTTCACGTCTCGATTTCACAAGCCTTAAATTCTTTAAAAATCGCAGCTGATGTGACACAGTTGTTT carries:
- a CDS encoding CsbA family protein; translated protein: MDQIISALIFPCLLVILFARITYNRYVALLLMVILIAASAKLGYTNSLWLIVLDAFSMTIGFVLATYMLRRLKKSGSDF
- a CDS encoding HD domain-containing protein, which gives rise to MGIHQYFQSLSDLENIYRCPGKFKYQEHSVAEHSYKVTSIAQFFGAVEEEAGNEVNWRALYEKALNHDYSELFIGDIKTPVKYATTELREMLSEVEESMTKNFIEREIPKTFQPIYRHLLKEGKDSTLEGKILAISDKVDLLYESFGEIQKGNPENIFVEIYSEALATIYQYREMASVKYFLKEILPDMLAEKGIEKTELPQLTTEITTKALRDA